The Pontibacter sp. SGAir0037 DNA segment TGGGCGTATACATTACCCTGATCGCAGCAATAGCAAAATGATCTGATTTCCCTCCAGCCATAATGCGAGGTCCTATATTGTCCAGGTAATCAGATGTGGTATAGTGGTACATCAACTCAGGCGCCACACTTATATAATCAGAAAATCTGAACCGAAGCCCGCCTCCAAAGGGTACTACACCCGCAATGGCAGGATACTTCCGCTCAGGATCATAGGTCATTCCGGATTCGTTCAGGCTACTACTTTCACTCGGGTATGAAGTGGCTGTATAGTATATAAAGCCTCCACCTACTTTTACATAAGGTACAACAAAGCGCTTTCTGGAAGATCTGTAATTGCCGGAGCCGCTATAGCTATCCAGCAAATTAATAATAACAGAACCAGACACTTCAATTACTTCGCTCTGAAAAGCAACATTCAGTTCAGGCACTTTCTCCTTCGCGCCCAGGCGCAGGTAATTTGCCTCTACATTTATTCCCCAGGTGCTCGTCATTTTATACAAAGCTCCCAGGCTCACATAAGGCCCAATATTGTTGCATGGCAAGCTGCCGCATATATCACTTTTTACCCCTGTCGCCCCTACTCCGGCATATAGCACCAGCCCTTGCTCAGGTATATTGCTTCGGCCAACTTTCCGCAGGAAACTCGACTGCGCAGCAACAGGTAATACAGTAAATAATTGGAAAACCAGAAGGAAAACAAAGCATTTCCTGCCCATAATATCAATAGATTATAAAGTAAAAGGTAGTACCTGAAGCTCCTGACAGAAGCAATTACACTTTACATAACGAAGAAAGAGACATACACATACTGGTGCAGCTTTCAGGCCAGACAAAGATGTAGCACCTTTGTCTTCTACAGATAGTACGGCTTATATAAAAAAAAGATAATATACTTATCCCTGAAAAGATAGCAGGATGAGAATACCCACAGCTCCAGAACGTAAACAAATAAAGCTATCGTACAGCCTTCAGTACAATAGCTTTAATGTTTTATACCAGGTATTTAATAGAGTATCGGGAATAAAGTAAAAGCTACTGCTTCCGTTTATCCAGTTCGGCATCTGCCAGCTTAATAAAATCGATAACCAGGGCAGCAGCATCCGGATAAAAAGCTGCATTTACATTGCTGAATTCATCGGTTGCCTTATGGTAATGCGGATGATCTTCCACACCGAAATAAACATACGGAATCTGGCGCTTATGAAACTGGTAGTGGTCTGACTGGTTGGTCCAGTCGTCGTGCCCCTGCTCAGGCTTATCGTGTCCCAGCACCAGCTTTGCCTTGGCTCTCGGTGCAACTTTATCCAGGAGAGGTTTCAGGAAAGGGTAATGATGCGTGCCACTGGCATAAAGCTCGCCCTTGCTGTTAATGCTGAGCATGTCCATGTTTACATTCAGCAGTATATGCTGAAGCGGCACCGGAGCACTTTCAAGAAAAGCATTTGCGCCCTGCAGGCCAAGTTCTTCTCCATCGAAAGCTGCAAAAATGAGTGTGTGCCGGGGCTTGTGCTGCCTAAAATAAGTTGCCGCAGCCAGTAAAGCCCCCACACCAGAGGCATTATCGTCGGCCCCGTTAAATACCTCTCCCTTGTTAGTGCCAATATGGTCGTAATGTGCCGAGATCACAATTACATTATCTGATTTGCCGGGAATATAGCCGATCAGGTTAGTGGCCTTATCTACTACCACCCGCTTTGAATCAATTTTAAAAGGCTGCTCATAAGTGCCCTTAAACTCCTTCAGGCCAATCTCTTTAAATCTGGAAACAATGTAAGCCTGCGCCATACGGTTACCCTCAGTGCCACTACGCCTGCCCGCCATCGAGTCGGCAGCAAGCACCTTCACATCCTGTAATAATTGCTGTGGCTTCAGTACCGCCTTTTGTGCGAGTCCTGCAAAGGGTATAGCCAGAAATAATAAAACAAACAGCTTTTTGCTCATAAGGTAAAAGAGTTTTAGTATCGGGTTAGTTGACAGGTATAGGTTGCGAAGAATTGCTAAACCAGCAGAAAACGGAGCTAAAGGCTTTTTACAGGTAACAATACTTTATTTTATATGGCTTCCAAATTAGATATTTTAGCCTAATCTACCTAAAAGAATTTGCAAGGGTATCTCAACAAAAAAGCCAGGTAAAACCTGGCTTTTCTTATTTGTTAATGCTGATAAAACGAGGCAACTCAAAAGGCCCTACCGAAGTTTGAATGGTAGGCTTGATCTGTAGCGATATAGCTGGCCTGTTTTCTTTATTTTCCTGCGAAAGCAAAGTAGCCAGCTGAATAATCCTGTTAAAGTCTACCCGACCGTTTTCCTGGGCAAACACAATGGGAGTAGTTACAGCAAGCGTATTCAGCCCATCGTGCAGTTCTACCGGCTCATTAATCAGGCCGCTTAAAGTATGCTGTCCGTCTACTAGTAGCTGCCACTTCAATTGTGTAACTGTCATGGTACGATCTTTACTTCCTTCGCCAAGCTCTACATTTAAGCCGATCTTAGAAAAGGCTGATAACTTATTTTCGGAGATGGCAGAAAACAGTACAGCGGCATCCCCGAAAGAAAAGTCTTCTGCCCGCTTTTTATTCAGCAGGTTAATTCCGTTCAGGCGCATTTCGTCTATGCCACTTAAACTATAGGTTGCATCTCTGAAGGCATCAACATCATTCTTGGTACTACAGGCTGCACTAAACAGGACCAGGAGCAACAAAAGCGGGTATATAAAAATCTTTTTATTCATCATTTTTTGTAAACAAAACAGGCTGGAAAAAATTTCCTCCTTTATACAGGAATCAAAGATAAGCACTTTCTACTAACTGCAAGCGAGTGCCTGCCTTTGCAGATGGAACCAGGCAGCATATTAGCTTAAATAGCCAACCCGCTGCCCGTTTTTATTAATAAGCACTCCTTTATCTGTTATGAAAAGAGCGTTCAGGTAATCACTCTCAAAATAAAAAGGCACCTCCCGGCTATTGGTGCGCGCCAGCTTGCCAATTACTTTCAGCCCGTCTTTGGTTACATGTACCAGGTGCATGCGTGTTGTCAGGAAGAACTGCTCGTTTGGCGCTGCCGAAAAGTTAACTTTTCGCAAAATATACTTGCTGTCCAATACCTGGCGGCTATCGGTGCGCTGTGTCTGCACTGCTACCGGCTCCGACACCTCCGGCTTTGCAGCCCTGGAAGCTACCTGTGAAGGGCGAAGGGCATTACCTGTCTGGCCGGCACTGGCTACAATCTGCTCATCGGCACTGCTCCAGCCTTTGCTGATAGCCGCTAAACGGTAGCTGCGGCCCGGGTGTGTACTGGAGGTTCTTTCTTCTGACAAGAGTTTAATGGCTGCCTGTGCATCTTCTAAGCTCGCCCCCATTTTTCGCAGCACAAAACCAGAGAACTCATCAGCCTCGAGTTCGTCGGCCGGATTACTGCCCGTACGTGATAAAGTATGGCCATTTAAATGATGCCCAATTTCATGCGCCAGTATACTTACACCTGCCCAGTCGGTTCTGACGGCATTGTTTATCGAATTCAGGAACTGCTCGTTGTAGAGTATATAACGTTTGCCGTTATATACTACCGCAGCTGCATTCTCTATGTTTGCTGCCCTTAGCTCGAACCTTGGTTTTAGGCCAACTACTTCAATAATTTCATCTATGATATCTCGTGGTGCGGGTCTTATAGCCTCGTATGCGTCGGCCGTTGTTGCTACAGGTAACGCAGATGCTAAAAGAGGAGCAACTACAAGCGCCACCATAAATGCCAGTTTCTTCATGTATGTCATATTTGCTTTCCCTGTTTTTATAAATGTCCGTCATCTTTCTAAACGAAAAATGCTTTACCGGATGTATGAAACTATATGCAAGTATTTTGCCAAAAATACCTGCGGGGTAAAAAGCCGGTACGAACAACACAGAATCTTTTATACCTGCAATTCTATCGTTAGCAGCACATTAACGGCAACTGCGGATTCCGCTACCACGTTATTCTTTTGAATTAAACGTACTATTAAGATGCCACAGTCAGAACCAAGCAAAGAAAACCAGCGACGAACCTTTCTGCTGAAGGCAGGATATGGCGCTGTAGCAGCAGGCATAGCCAGCCTTGTTCCATCTATAACAGGCTCTGAAGCCAGGGCACAAAATCAATCATCAGGTATGATAGCACCAGAGAAAAAAGTAGGGTGGGCCATTGTTGGCCTCGGCAAATTTGCGACGCAGCAACTAATGCCTTCTTTTTCACAATGTAAAAAGTCTAAATTGGTAGCCTTGGTGAGTGGCGATGCCGAAAAAGCAAAGAAATACGCTACAGAATATGGCATAGCTGAAAAGAACACCTATAACTACCAGAATTATGACAATCTTCGTAATAACCCTGAGGTAGATGTTATTTACATCGTACTGCCCAACAGCATGCACGCCGAATACACTGTGCGTGGGGCACAGGCGGGGAAGCACATTATGTGCGAAAAGCCAATGGCCACCTCTGTGGAAGACTGTGAGAAGATGATAGATGCCTGCAAAAAGGCGAACAAGAAGCTTATGATTGCCTATCGCGCCCAATACGAACCCTATAACCTGAAAGCTATAGAAATGGCCAGAGAGGGAAAACTGGGAAAACTACGCCTGATCACCTCCGAACATGGCCGCCACCTGAAGCCGGAGGAGCCTAGCGATAAGTGGCGTGCCCAGAAAAAAATGGCTGGCGGTGGTTCGCTGATGGATATTGGCATTTACAGCCTCCAGGCAGCCCGCTATATAACAGGCGAAGAACCTGAAGAGGTAATGGCAATGATCTACTCCGATCCGAAAGACCCCAGGTTTAAAGAAGTAGAAGACCGGGTGAATTTTATGCTCCGTTTCCCAAGTGGCGTACAGGCGAATTTATCCTCCGGCTACAGCTACCACGAAACCAAGCGCTTTTCTGTTTTTGGTACCGATGCCCGCCTCGACCTGGACCCGGCAACTGATTATTATGAACATAATATGCATGTTGCTACAAAAGATGCAGAAGAGCAGCGCAAGATAAAAGAGGACAACCAGTTCTCCCTGGAGATAGACCACATGTCTGAATGTATCCTGGAAAACAAACAGCCTAAAACACCCGGCGAAGAAGGCCTGCGCGACATCAGGCTGATGATGGCTATTTACGAATCGGCCAGAAAAGGTGCGCCGGTAAAAGTATGATGGCAGGCAATGCCGGCATAAGTTAGATTTATCTTTATTTTCGCAGGATAAAGAAAATCTTATGCTGGCACTTTTCATCCTGCTTTACTTGCTTGTTAATGTTGGTATTGGCTACTGGGCCTCCAGAAGAGTTCATAACACACAGGACTTTTTGCTGGCCGGCCGGAAGCTGCCATTTTATATATCTACTGCTGTTGTCTTTGCTACCTGGTTTGGCTCCGAAACGTTGTTAGGAGCTTCTTCGGAGTTTGCTCAGCATGGGCTGCTGGGTGTGATAGAAGATCCTTTCGGAGCTGCCTTATGCCTGGTGCTGGTGGGTTTGTTCTTCGCCAAACGCCTTTACCGCATGAACCTGCTTACCATAGGCGACTATTACCGCATACGCTTTAACCGGAGCACAGAGCTTATCTCGTCGTTCTTCATGGTTATCTCTTACTTTGGCTGGATAGCCGCGCAAATGGTAGCGCTCGGTATTGTACTTAACCAGGTATTCGGACTTTCGACAATGGCAGGTATTATATGTGGCTCCCTGATAGTAGTTGGCTACACGTTTATGGGTGGCATGTGGTCAGTATCTATTACCGATTTTGTGCAGATGCTCATGATCATAGGTGGCCTTCTCCTGATTACAGGTACATTGCTTATTCAAACGCCGCTTGAGCAGCTTACGCAGCAACTGCCAGCCAATTTCTTTGACTTTACGCCCCGCGCTGCCGGTCCTGTGACATGGCTGAACTATTTTGCCATGTGGATTACCATTGGCTTAGGCTCTATCCCTCAGCAGGATGTGTTTCAGCGGGTAATGTCGGCCCGCACGGAGCGTGTGGCTGTTGCATCCTCTATAGGAGCCGGTTTTCTATACCTGACCGTAGCCTTCCTGCCGCTGCTGCTGGCCCTTTATGCCAAAACGCTACACCCGGAACTGCTGGAGCAGGACGCCCAGCTACTGGTGCCAGGCCTGATACTTGGCTTTTCTTCTTTATGGGTGAAAGTGCTTTTTTTCGGGGCCTTGCTTTCAGCCATTATCAGCTCGGCCAGCGGTGGTATTTTAGCCCCTGCCTCCATTCTAAGCGAGAACATGTTGCGCCCATTACTGAAAATCAACAAGGACAAGCAATTGCTTCTTCTCTCGCGCCTGAGTGTGCTTTTAGTAGCTTTGGTTTCGCTGGCAATGGCATTAATGCGCAGCAATATTTATGAGTTGGTAAGTGAATCGTCTGCCCTGAGCCTGGTAAGCCTGTTTGTGCCGCTGGTGGCAGGCATGTACTGGAAAAGAACCACTTCTGCCGCTGCCATCTTTTCTATTTTTGCAGGTATGGGTGCCTGGCTCCTGGCCCTGTACCTGGATACCGCCATTAATCCTATGCTTTACGGACTGGCAGGCAGCAT contains these protein-coding regions:
- a CDS encoding porin family protein, translated to MGRKCFVFLLVFQLFTVLPVAAQSSFLRKVGRSNIPEQGLVLYAGVGATGVKSDICGSLPCNNIGPYVSLGALYKMTSTWGINVEANYLRLGAKEKVPELNVAFQSEVIEVSGSVIINLLDSYSGSGNYRSSRKRFVVPYVKVGGGFIYYTATSYPSESSSLNESGMTYDPERKYPAIAGVVPFGGGLRFRFSDYISVAPELMYHYTTSDYLDNIGPRIMAGGKSDHFAIAAIRVMYTPSKINDIFSKKR
- a CDS encoding M28 family peptidase, with translation MSKKLFVLLFLAIPFAGLAQKAVLKPQQLLQDVKVLAADSMAGRRSGTEGNRMAQAYIVSRFKEIGLKEFKGTYEQPFKIDSKRVVVDKATNLIGYIPGKSDNVIVISAHYDHIGTNKGEVFNGADDNASGVGALLAAATYFRQHKPRHTLIFAAFDGEELGLQGANAFLESAPVPLQHILLNVNMDMLSINSKGELYASGTHHYPFLKPLLDKVAPRAKAKLVLGHDKPEQGHDDWTNQSDHYQFHKRQIPYVYFGVEDHPHYHKATDEFSNVNAAFYPDAAALVIDFIKLADAELDKRKQ
- a CDS encoding membrane-binding protein; its protein translation is MKKLAFMVALVVAPLLASALPVATTADAYEAIRPAPRDIIDEIIEVVGLKPRFELRAANIENAAAVVYNGKRYILYNEQFLNSINNAVRTDWAGVSILAHEIGHHLNGHTLSRTGSNPADELEADEFSGFVLRKMGASLEDAQAAIKLLSEERTSSTHPGRSYRLAAISKGWSSADEQIVASAGQTGNALRPSQVASRAAKPEVSEPVAVQTQRTDSRQVLDSKYILRKVNFSAAPNEQFFLTTRMHLVHVTKDGLKVIGKLARTNSREVPFYFESDYLNALFITDKGVLINKNGQRVGYLS
- a CDS encoding Gfo/Idh/MocA family protein; translation: MPQSEPSKENQRRTFLLKAGYGAVAAGIASLVPSITGSEARAQNQSSGMIAPEKKVGWAIVGLGKFATQQLMPSFSQCKKSKLVALVSGDAEKAKKYATEYGIAEKNTYNYQNYDNLRNNPEVDVIYIVLPNSMHAEYTVRGAQAGKHIMCEKPMATSVEDCEKMIDACKKANKKLMIAYRAQYEPYNLKAIEMAREGKLGKLRLITSEHGRHLKPEEPSDKWRAQKKMAGGGSLMDIGIYSLQAARYITGEEPEEVMAMIYSDPKDPRFKEVEDRVNFMLRFPSGVQANLSSGYSYHETKRFSVFGTDARLDLDPATDYYEHNMHVATKDAEEQRKIKEDNQFSLEIDHMSECILENKQPKTPGEEGLRDIRLMMAIYESARKGAPVKV
- a CDS encoding sodium:solute symporter family protein, which gives rise to MLALFILLYLLVNVGIGYWASRRVHNTQDFLLAGRKLPFYISTAVVFATWFGSETLLGASSEFAQHGLLGVIEDPFGAALCLVLVGLFFAKRLYRMNLLTIGDYYRIRFNRSTELISSFFMVISYFGWIAAQMVALGIVLNQVFGLSTMAGIICGSLIVVGYTFMGGMWSVSITDFVQMLMIIGGLLLITGTLLIQTPLEQLTQQLPANFFDFTPRAAGPVTWLNYFAMWITIGLGSIPQQDVFQRVMSARTERVAVASSIGAGFLYLTVAFLPLLLALYAKTLHPELLEQDAQLLVPGLILGFSSLWVKVLFFGALLSAIISSASGGILAPASILSENMLRPLLKINKDKQLLLLSRLSVLLVALVSLAMALMRSNIYELVSESSALSLVSLFVPLVAGMYWKRTTSAAAIFSIFAGMGAWLLALYLDTAINPMLYGLAGSMAGLLLGMLFPSSSVALQQPTRKEQPYKQA